In Cupriavidus basilensis, the following proteins share a genomic window:
- a CDS encoding SRPBCC family protein has protein sequence MSRRRIHRRRTHGRRRTLFVALLILLCAATVLLLPLPRPWRPVTHIVNEVTIAQPDAVVFDYVSTPANWPDWHPSSLAVTGASAGHSLLPGEQVTETFLVAGRRGQVVWTAAERSPSSAWMIQGTMDGREAGAVRYTLAQTPEGTHFRREFSYPAPNLLFALTNWLVLRKRIEAESAEAVTRLRAVLEARKPSSGTGG, from the coding sequence ATGAGCAGGCGGCGAATCCACAGAAGGCGGACCCATGGACGGCGGCGGACCCTGTTCGTCGCGCTACTGATCCTTCTGTGCGCGGCGACTGTCCTGTTGCTCCCCTTGCCGCGGCCGTGGCGCCCCGTCACGCATATCGTCAACGAGGTGACGATCGCGCAGCCCGATGCCGTGGTGTTCGACTACGTTTCCACGCCCGCCAACTGGCCCGACTGGCATCCATCGTCGCTCGCCGTGACCGGCGCATCGGCCGGGCATTCGCTCCTGCCCGGCGAGCAGGTCACCGAAACCTTCTTGGTGGCCGGGCGGCGCGGCCAGGTGGTGTGGACCGCGGCCGAGCGCAGCCCATCCTCGGCCTGGATGATCCAGGGCACTATGGATGGGCGCGAAGCGGGCGCGGTCCGCTACACGCTCGCCCAGACGCCGGAGGGCACGCACTTCCGGCGCGAATTCAGCTACCCCGCGCCGAACCTGCTGTTTGCGCTGACCAACTGGCTGGTGCTGCGCAAGCGCATCGAGGCCGAGTCAGCCGAGGCGGTGACGCGGTTGCGGGCGGTGTTGGAGGCCCGCAAGCCCTCGTCCGGTACGGGCGGCTGA
- a CDS encoding oxidoreductase-like domain-containing protein — protein MVSVENLASATGRTPDTAATPEPAAQALPPKPVAPPTPDINDCCGNGCDPCIFDLHAAAMEQYRAELKAWLALAGQTAEAGAGGPSF, from the coding sequence ATGGTGTCGGTAGAAAACCTGGCGTCCGCCACAGGACGCACCCCAGATACGGCGGCTACGCCGGAGCCGGCAGCGCAGGCATTGCCGCCCAAGCCCGTGGCGCCGCCCACGCCGGATATCAATGATTGCTGCGGCAATGGCTGTGATCCCTGCATCTTTGACCTGCATGCCGCGGCCATGGAGCAGTACCGTGCCGAGCTCAAGGCCTGGCTGGCGCTCGCCGGCCAGACGGCCGAAGCCGGCGCGGGCGGTCCCAGCTTCTGA
- a CDS encoding NAD-dependent protein deacetylase, giving the protein MSVTDRNMLADLHAFVRDHPRLLVLTGAGISTDSGIPGYRDAQGNWQRTPPVQAQDFFRSHAVRQRYWARSMLGWPVLANAQPNAAHFALAQLQAAGYVRQLVTQNVDGLHQRAGSTGVIELHGHVGSVICLQCGTRRPRASLQAQLEADNPALAELRALPASDGDAHLELASFEAVRIPACGHCGGVLKPDVVFFGESVPRERVDVSLQALDESDALLVIGSSLTVFSGYRFCLAAQKLGKPVAAINLGQTRADALLALKVDASCAATLTDLAGRLDLPAGAVAQ; this is encoded by the coding sequence TTGAGCGTCACCGACCGGAACATGCTGGCCGACCTGCACGCGTTCGTGCGGGACCATCCGCGCCTGCTGGTGCTGACGGGGGCCGGCATCAGCACCGATTCCGGCATTCCCGGCTACCGTGACGCGCAGGGCAACTGGCAGCGCACGCCGCCCGTGCAGGCGCAGGATTTCTTTCGCTCGCATGCGGTGCGCCAGCGCTACTGGGCGCGCAGCATGCTGGGCTGGCCGGTGCTAGCCAATGCGCAGCCTAACGCCGCGCACTTCGCGCTGGCTCAGCTGCAAGCGGCTGGCTACGTGCGCCAGCTTGTCACCCAGAACGTGGACGGCCTGCACCAGCGCGCCGGCAGCACCGGCGTGATCGAGCTGCATGGCCATGTGGGCAGCGTGATCTGCCTGCAATGCGGCACGCGCCGCCCGCGCGCCTCGCTGCAGGCGCAGCTCGAGGCGGACAACCCGGCGCTAGCCGAACTGCGCGCGCTGCCGGCTTCCGATGGCGATGCGCATCTGGAGCTGGCCAGCTTCGAGGCCGTGCGTATTCCCGCGTGCGGGCACTGCGGCGGCGTGCTCAAGCCCGATGTGGTGTTCTTCGGGGAGTCGGTGCCGCGCGAGCGCGTGGATGTGTCCCTGCAGGCGCTGGATGAGTCGGATGCCTTGCTGGTGATCGGCTCGTCGCTCACGGTGTTTTCCGGTTACCGTTTCTGCCTGGCGGCGCAAAAGCTGGGCAAGCCGGTGGCGGCCATCAATCTTGGCCAGACCCGTGCCGATGCGCTGCTGGCGTTGAAGGTGGATGCCTCGTGCGCGGCGACGCTGACGGACCTGGCCGGGCGGCTGGACTTGCCCGCGGGTGCCGTGGCTCAATAG
- a CDS encoding LysR family transcriptional regulator, with protein sequence MNTRFVEAFMWVARLGSFRAAAEKLHITQAAMSNRIASLEQEIGARVFEREARDLRLTPVGLRLLGYGERLLELQREIMVLGRSGHELLGLVRIGAIESVVHTWLVDFLRHLQSSYPGIEVQITSETTEGLHKTLRAGGIDIALQTDPAVGEGITSTPCLPMAIGWVGPPGAAQPDEGKLATLLQYPTITMSPGSQPHVALKELYRKAGLPVGKVHCVSSIAAIVRLVKAGFGNALMPLAPVREEVERGELRVICCDVPLPHQRLVVSHLDHAASEAIRLVADLACRESDRFVRSLPAPFAPE encoded by the coding sequence ATGAACACGCGCTTTGTCGAAGCCTTCATGTGGGTAGCGAGGCTAGGCAGCTTTCGCGCGGCGGCCGAGAAGCTGCACATCACGCAGGCGGCCATGTCCAATCGCATTGCCTCGCTGGAGCAGGAGATTGGCGCGCGCGTGTTCGAGCGCGAGGCGCGGGACCTGCGGCTCACGCCGGTGGGCCTGCGCCTGCTCGGCTACGGCGAGCGGCTGCTGGAGTTGCAGCGGGAGATCATGGTGCTGGGGCGCTCCGGCCACGAGTTGCTGGGGCTGGTGCGCATCGGCGCCATCGAGAGCGTGGTGCATACCTGGCTGGTCGACTTCCTGCGGCACCTGCAATCGTCCTATCCGGGCATCGAGGTGCAGATCACTTCCGAGACCACCGAGGGCCTGCACAAGACCCTGCGCGCCGGCGGCATCGATATCGCCTTGCAGACGGACCCCGCGGTGGGCGAGGGCATCACCAGCACGCCGTGCCTGCCGATGGCGATCGGGTGGGTCGGGCCGCCCGGCGCGGCGCAGCCCGATGAAGGGAAACTGGCCACGTTGCTGCAGTACCCGACCATCACCATGAGCCCGGGATCGCAGCCGCACGTGGCGCTCAAGGAGCTGTACCGCAAGGCCGGGCTGCCCGTTGGCAAGGTGCACTGCGTGAGCTCCATCGCGGCCATCGTGCGGCTGGTGAAGGCGGGCTTTGGCAATGCGCTGATGCCGCTGGCGCCGGTGCGTGAAGAGGTGGAGCGCGGCGAACTGCGCGTGATCTGTTGCGATGTGCCGCTGCCGCATCAACGGCTGGTAGTGAGCCATCTCGACCATGCGGCGTCGGAGGCGATTCGCCTGGTGGCGGATCTGGCCTGCCGCGAATCGGATCGCTTCGTGCGTTCGCTGCCTGCACCGTTTGCGCCGGAGTGA
- a CDS encoding DUF4286 family protein → MSEMFATESLATESAAGMAPQGMLFVASNVDAADEADFNQWYDREHVEERARIEGFISAARYEAVQGGPKYLGLYRTESLGAFTSAAYKAAFRRQTPWSVANLDRMRQPMRRVSEVTATVGQGSGSWLAVLPLAQPEDPLALVDLAGEVGGQLSAQPGFVQSYLLMPDAELSQPLPKESLTDRQLLPILVIESSAEAASEQALQEAAKRLGASTQQAARYALKWKLFSGEVA, encoded by the coding sequence ATGAGCGAGATGTTTGCGACCGAAAGTTTGGCGACAGAGAGCGCGGCAGGCATGGCCCCGCAGGGCATGCTGTTTGTCGCGTCGAATGTGGATGCGGCCGACGAGGCCGATTTCAATCAATGGTACGACCGCGAGCACGTGGAAGAGCGCGCCCGCATCGAAGGCTTCATCTCTGCCGCGCGCTATGAAGCCGTGCAGGGCGGCCCCAAGTATCTCGGCCTGTATCGCACCGAGTCGCTCGGTGCATTCACCAGCGCGGCCTACAAGGCGGCCTTTCGCCGCCAGACGCCGTGGTCGGTGGCCAACCTGGACCGCATGCGCCAGCCGATGCGCCGCGTGAGCGAAGTCACTGCCACGGTCGGGCAGGGCAGCGGCAGCTGGCTTGCCGTGCTGCCGCTGGCGCAGCCGGAGGATCCGCTGGCGCTGGTCGACCTGGCGGGCGAGGTTGGCGGGCAACTGTCCGCGCAGCCCGGCTTTGTCCAGTCCTACCTGCTGATGCCCGATGCCGAGCTAAGCCAGCCGTTGCCCAAGGAGAGCCTGACCGACCGGCAATTGCTGCCCATCCTGGTGATCGAGAGCAGCGCCGAAGCCGCGAGCGAGCAGGCACTGCAGGAAGCGGCAAAGCGCCTGGGCGCATCGACGCAGCAGGCCGCACGCTATGCATTGAAATGGAAGCTCTTCTCCGGGGAGGTGGCGTGA
- a CDS encoding MFS transporter translates to MGRLAAASTIGTTLEWYDFTVYNLMAALVFNAVFFPSFDPLTGTILAFSTYAVGYVSRPLGGVLFGHLGDKLGRRFVLVATLILMGVATGLMGVLPTYMSWGIWSPILLVALRFLQGAAIGGEWAGAVLLSMEHGEQHQRGRNASFTQVGPSCGTLLGTGFIAVVSLWLSPEDFQAWGWRVPFLSSVLLVLFGLWLRKGVEETPLFKEMEARKSTAKTPIKEVFVDHWRRLLVAGGVRIGSDVLYALVVVFTLTYVTSVLHLSRPLALSATMIGAACNAIAVPLFGSLSDKLGRRPVYIAGAVLAVVWAFVFFRLMDSAQPLQICAAVVVGLIIHAMMYGPQAAFVTEQFPTRVRYAGSSLAYTLAGIVGGGFAPLIIASLYKSYGSTLAISLYVSAAVALTLVALLVARETANKPLES, encoded by the coding sequence ATGGGCCGGCTGGCCGCGGCCAGCACCATCGGCACCACGCTGGAGTGGTACGACTTCACGGTCTATAACCTGATGGCCGCGCTGGTGTTCAACGCGGTTTTCTTCCCCTCGTTCGATCCGCTCACGGGCACGATCCTGGCGTTTTCCACCTATGCGGTGGGCTATGTCTCGCGCCCGCTTGGCGGCGTGCTGTTCGGGCATCTGGGCGACAAGCTCGGCCGGCGCTTCGTGCTGGTCGCCACGCTGATCCTGATGGGCGTGGCCACCGGGCTGATGGGCGTGCTGCCCACTTACATGTCGTGGGGCATCTGGAGTCCGATCCTGCTGGTGGCGCTGCGCTTCCTGCAAGGCGCGGCGATCGGCGGCGAATGGGCTGGCGCGGTGTTGCTGTCGATGGAGCATGGCGAGCAGCACCAGCGCGGGCGCAACGCATCGTTTACGCAGGTGGGGCCGTCGTGCGGCACGCTGCTGGGCACCGGCTTTATCGCCGTGGTGTCGCTGTGGCTGAGCCCGGAAGATTTCCAGGCGTGGGGCTGGCGCGTTCCGTTCCTGTCGAGCGTGCTGCTGGTGCTGTTCGGGCTGTGGCTGCGCAAGGGCGTTGAGGAAACCCCGCTGTTCAAGGAAATGGAAGCGCGCAAGAGCACGGCCAAGACGCCGATCAAGGAAGTGTTCGTGGATCACTGGCGGCGGCTGCTGGTGGCCGGCGGTGTGCGCATCGGCTCCGACGTGCTCTACGCGCTGGTGGTGGTCTTCACGCTGACTTACGTGACCAGCGTGCTGCACCTGTCCCGGCCGCTGGCGCTGAGCGCGACCATGATCGGCGCGGCGTGCAACGCCATCGCGGTGCCCTTGTTCGGCAGCCTGTCGGACAAGCTCGGCCGCCGCCCGGTATACATCGCCGGGGCCGTGCTGGCCGTGGTGTGGGCCTTTGTGTTCTTCCGCCTGATGGACAGCGCGCAGCCGCTGCAGATCTGCGCCGCGGTGGTGGTCGGGCTGATCATCCACGCCATGATGTACGGCCCGCAGGCGGCCTTCGTGACCGAGCAGTTCCCCACGCGGGTGCGCTACGCCGGGTCATCGCTGGCCTATACGCTGGCGGGCATCGTGGGCGGCGGCTTTGCGCCGCTGATCATCGCCAGCCTGTACAAGTCGTACGGCTCGACACTGGCGATCTCGCTGTATGTCAGCGCCGCCGTGGCGCTGACGCTGGTGGCGCTGCTGGTGGCGCGGGAAACCGCGAACAAGCCGCTCGAAAGCTGA
- a CDS encoding GntR family transcriptional regulator gives MDRRSAGTSRARARTEEPSQNELAYTGLRERLTTLVYRPGEHLNISTLVDDLDLGRTPINQALHRLANEGLVQILPRKGVVVSPLSIDDALHLIDVRLANETLCARLAAERITAAGLHTLERLLSQVEDAVAQRNLPEVTNLDRLFHEEIAQVSGNPILIEILKVLHARSQRFWAISLSSEGHLAEVGAEHRAILKALRDGDGAAAASAVTAHVLSFRQALLQGRRETVFATALEG, from the coding sequence GTGGATCGCCGTAGCGCCGGCACATCGCGCGCCCGGGCCAGGACCGAAGAACCATCGCAGAATGAGCTGGCCTATACCGGCCTGCGGGAGCGGCTGACCACGCTGGTCTACCGCCCCGGCGAGCATCTCAACATCTCCACCCTGGTCGACGATCTTGACCTTGGCCGCACGCCCATCAACCAGGCCCTGCACCGGCTGGCCAACGAAGGACTGGTGCAGATCCTGCCGCGCAAGGGCGTGGTGGTCTCGCCACTGTCCATCGACGATGCGCTGCACCTGATCGACGTGCGCCTGGCCAACGAAACGCTGTGCGCCAGGCTAGCTGCCGAGCGCATCACCGCCGCCGGCCTTCACACGCTCGAACGCCTGCTGAGCCAGGTGGAAGACGCTGTGGCGCAGCGCAACCTGCCCGAGGTGACCAACCTGGACCGCCTGTTCCACGAGGAAATCGCGCAGGTCTCGGGCAACCCGATCCTGATCGAAATCCTCAAGGTGCTGCACGCGCGCTCGCAGCGCTTCTGGGCCATTTCGCTGTCATCCGAAGGGCACCTGGCCGAGGTCGGCGCCGAGCACCGCGCCATCCTGAAGGCGCTGCGCGACGGCGACGGCGCGGCAGCGGCCAGCGCGGTCACGGCCCATGTGCTTTCCTTTCGCCAGGCGCTGCTGCAGGGCCGCCGCGAAACGGTCTTCGCGACGGCGCTCGAGGGCTAG
- a CDS encoding tripartite tricarboxylate transporter substrate-binding protein has translation MTKKLGATLALLALSTAALAQNYPTRPITWIVPFAAGGPTDALARNIADRVGRDLGQPVLIENQAGAGGTIGAGKAAKAAPDGYTFLVGHMGYMAAAPSLYKKLSYDPVKDFEGVFRFPDTPLVLLVGANSKFKTVQDLVAFASANPGKLNFGNAGVGSTSHLVAAMFAQQARIKVTPVSYKGAGPALTDVMGGQVDGMFDQTNTALPQVKGGKVIAIAQTAKQHVPQFPNVPTVAETVVPNFEASTWYGLYAPKGTPKDVIARNYAAFAKAIADTEFAKKLADQGIQLLPDAAYKPAALNQHTAAEVAKWKTVITAADIKLD, from the coding sequence ATGACCAAGAAACTGGGCGCCACCCTGGCCCTGCTAGCCCTGTCCACCGCCGCGCTGGCGCAAAACTACCCCACCCGCCCGATCACGTGGATCGTGCCCTTCGCGGCCGGCGGCCCCACCGATGCGCTTGCCCGCAATATCGCGGATCGCGTCGGGCGCGATCTGGGCCAGCCGGTACTGATCGAGAACCAGGCCGGCGCCGGCGGCACCATCGGCGCGGGCAAGGCGGCAAAGGCCGCGCCCGATGGCTATACCTTCCTGGTCGGGCATATGGGCTATATGGCCGCGGCGCCGTCGCTGTACAAGAAGCTGTCGTATGACCCGGTCAAGGACTTCGAGGGCGTGTTCCGCTTCCCCGATACGCCGCTGGTGCTGCTGGTCGGCGCGAACTCGAAGTTCAAGACCGTGCAGGACCTGGTCGCCTTTGCCAGTGCCAATCCGGGCAAGCTCAACTTCGGCAACGCGGGCGTGGGTTCCACCTCGCATCTGGTCGCCGCCATGTTCGCCCAGCAGGCCAGGATCAAGGTGACCCCGGTGTCGTACAAAGGCGCCGGCCCGGCCTTGACCGATGTCATGGGCGGGCAGGTGGATGGCATGTTCGACCAAACCAACACCGCCCTGCCGCAGGTCAAGGGCGGCAAGGTCATCGCCATCGCGCAGACCGCCAAGCAACACGTGCCGCAGTTTCCCAACGTGCCCACCGTGGCGGAAACCGTGGTGCCCAACTTCGAGGCATCCACCTGGTACGGCCTATATGCGCCGAAGGGCACGCCCAAGGACGTCATCGCCCGCAACTACGCCGCGTTCGCCAAGGCCATCGCCGACACGGAGTTTGCAAAGAAGCTGGCCGACCAGGGCATCCAGTTGCTACCGGATGCCGCCTACAAACCCGCCGCGCTAAACCAGCACACCGCGGCCGAAGTGGCCAAGTGGAAGACCGTGATCACCGCAGCGGACATCAAGCTGGATTAG
- a CDS encoding GntR family transcriptional regulator yields the protein MEPRHAELTKALIHDITSGVYPVGSSLPGELELAEKHGVSRGTVRVALMRIQELGLVSRKKRAGTRVEASAPRSSEYTPKLSTIDELVQYGAATQRKIHGAREIVMDIELATRLGCQPGSRWLHIETSRTNPEAPSHPLSWSDVYVMAADGAKIRKLLKTDPSLISELVGKTTGRLVKEVRQTVRAVGVPAALADVLGTAPDAHALEFVRRYFDQSDRLFEVVVSLHPADRFTYSTVLQRQA from the coding sequence ATGGAGCCACGCCACGCCGAGTTGACCAAGGCACTTATTCACGACATCACGAGCGGGGTCTATCCGGTCGGGTCAAGCCTGCCGGGCGAACTGGAGCTGGCCGAGAAGCACGGCGTCAGCCGGGGCACCGTGCGGGTGGCGCTGATGCGCATCCAGGAGCTAGGCTTGGTCTCGCGTAAAAAGCGCGCAGGCACCCGGGTGGAAGCCTCCGCGCCGCGCAGCAGCGAGTACACGCCCAAGCTCTCCACCATCGACGAACTGGTGCAATATGGCGCCGCCACGCAGCGCAAGATCCACGGTGCGCGCGAAATCGTGATGGATATAGAGCTGGCCACCCGGCTGGGCTGTCAGCCGGGCTCGCGCTGGCTGCATATCGAGACCTCGCGCACCAACCCCGAGGCGCCATCGCATCCGTTGTCATGGTCCGACGTCTACGTGATGGCGGCTGACGGCGCCAAGATCCGCAAGCTGCTCAAGACAGATCCCAGCCTGATCAGCGAACTGGTCGGCAAAACCACCGGACGCCTGGTCAAGGAAGTACGCCAGACCGTGCGGGCGGTGGGCGTGCCCGCCGCGCTAGCGGACGTGCTGGGCACCGCGCCCGATGCGCATGCGCTGGAATTCGTGCGGCGGTATTTCGACCAGTCGGACCGGTTGTTCGAAGTGGTGGTGAGCTTGCATCCGGCCGATCGCTTCACGTATTCGACGGTGCTGCAGCGTCAGGCTTGA